The following proteins are encoded in a genomic region of Toxotes jaculatrix isolate fToxJac2 chromosome 3, fToxJac2.pri, whole genome shotgun sequence:
- the prok2 gene encoding prokineticin-2 gives MQQGLSASASSLFTLEGSGAQRHIFIMRSFFLLLFSLLLMSNGSSSVITGACEKDSQCGGGMCCAVSLWIRSLRMCTPMGQDGDDCHPMSHKVPFNGKRLHHTCPCLPNLSCITIEEGRSKCLSPYNYPDYYL, from the exons ATGCAGCAGGGTTTGTCAGCCTCAGCATCCTCACTTTTCACCCTGGAGGGCTCAGGAGCACAAAGACACATCTTTATCATGAGGTCCTTctttctgctgctcttctccctGTTGTTGATGTCCAATGGATCTTCATCCGTCATCACAGGG gcctgtgAGAAGGACTCTCAGTGTGGAGGAGGGATGTGCTGTGCAGTTAGTTTGTGGATCCGCAGCCTGCGTATGTGTACGCCCATGGGACAGGACGGAGACGACTGTCACCCTATGAGCCACAAG gTTCCTTTCAATGGGAAAAGACTCCATCATACTTGCCCTTGTCTTCCCAACCTGTCGTGTATCACCATAGAGGAGGGCAGATCCAAATGTCTCTCGCCATACAATTATCCAGACTACTATCTCTGA